From Eleftheria terrae, the proteins below share one genomic window:
- a CDS encoding prephenate dehydrogenase: MFNQLGVIGCGLMGGSFALALKRAGLVKRVIGYSKSPSTTEKAKRLGVIDIAAESALLAVSGSDLVLISVPVAASEATFKAIRHLVEPGVLFMDVGSTKRDVVDAARRVLKDRADCFVPAHPIAGKEVSGVENADPLLYSGRQVILTPLPQTEPKLLQKATDVWAAIGAQVLKMSPENHDAAFAAVSHLPHLLAFAYFSSIHKQPAGKDFLSLAGPGFRDFTRIAASDPAIWRDILLANKEEILKQSMRFRHTLDAMEHVMKTGNAEALEDLIRSAADARSGWQMSTPKPTPGR; this comes from the coding sequence ATGTTCAATCAACTCGGCGTGATCGGCTGTGGACTGATGGGCGGATCCTTCGCGCTGGCGCTCAAGCGCGCCGGCCTGGTCAAGCGTGTCATCGGCTACAGCAAATCACCCTCCACGACGGAAAAGGCCAAGCGCCTGGGCGTCATCGACATCGCCGCCGAATCGGCGCTGCTGGCCGTCTCCGGATCGGACCTGGTCCTGATCTCGGTGCCGGTGGCCGCCTCGGAGGCGACCTTCAAGGCCATCCGGCACCTGGTCGAGCCGGGCGTGCTGTTCATGGACGTCGGCTCCACCAAGCGCGACGTCGTTGACGCCGCGCGCCGGGTCCTGAAGGACCGGGCCGACTGCTTCGTGCCCGCCCATCCCATCGCCGGCAAGGAAGTGTCGGGCGTCGAGAACGCCGACCCGCTGCTGTACTCGGGCCGCCAGGTCATCCTGACGCCCCTGCCGCAGACCGAACCCAAGCTGCTGCAGAAGGCCACCGACGTGTGGGCCGCCATCGGCGCCCAGGTGCTCAAGATGAGCCCCGAGAACCATGACGCCGCCTTCGCGGCCGTCAGCCACCTGCCCCATCTGCTGGCCTTCGCCTACTTCAGCTCGATCCACAAGCAGCCGGCGGGCAAGGACTTCCTGTCGCTGGCCGGTCCCGGCTTCCGCGACTTCACCCGCATCGCCGCGAGCGATCCGGCCATCTGGCGCGACATCCTGCTGGCCAACAAGGAAGAGATCCTGAAGCAGTCCATGCGCTTCAGGCACACCCTGGACGCCATGGAGCACGTCATGAAGACCGGCAACGCCGAGGCGCTGGAGGACCTGATCCGCAGCGCCGCCGATGCCCGCTCGGGCTGGCAGATGTCCACGCCCAAGCCCACGCCCGGCCGATAA
- a CDS encoding bifunctional 3-phosphoshikimate 1-carboxyvinyltransferase/cytidylate kinase — protein MYATEFLDLPPLQGAAGTVRLPGSKSISNRLLLLAGLSEGRTVLHDLLDSDDTRVMIAALRQLGCRIEPQDGGLCVTGLGGRLEVRQAQLFLGNAGTAMRPLCAALALLSGLQGGEFEVSGVARMHERPIGDLVDALRGIGCRIDYLGNEGYPPLRLAGGQPRPGEPLRVRGDVSSQFLTALLLALPLMSEHGPVVIEVEGELISKPYIEITLNLLRRFGIEVARDEWRRFTIPAHSRYRSPGHVHVEGDASSASYFVALGAIAAEAARPVRIEGVGAESIQGDIRFVEAAEAMGAVVRQGPNWLEVSRGAWPLRALDLDCNHIPDAAMTLAVMALYADGPTRLRNIASWRVKETDRIAAMATELRKLGAHVIEGPDYIEVHPLAGDWRPAAIHTYDDHRVAMCFSLAAFNALAGARPGVPVRILDPKCVAKTFPDYFETLFSVAQARTADIPVITIDGPTASGKGTLASEVAQALGYHLLDSGALYRATALAALDAGIPADDEASLSRLAGRLALRFDGQRIELDGRDVTETLRREDVGLLASRVSALPGVRQALLELQLAFRRLPGLVADGRDMGTVIFPDARLKVFLTASAATRAERRHKQLISKGIPASIDDLRQDLEARDARDRSRSAAPLVPAEDAVSLDNSSLSIEESVQQVLAWWQQRRPV, from the coding sequence ATGTACGCCACCGAATTCCTCGACCTTCCCCCGCTGCAGGGCGCGGCCGGCACCGTGCGGCTGCCCGGCTCCAAGAGCATCTCCAACCGGCTGCTGCTGCTGGCCGGCTTGAGCGAGGGCCGCACCGTGCTGCACGACCTGCTCGACTCGGACGACACCCGCGTGATGATCGCGGCGCTGCGCCAGCTGGGCTGCCGCATCGAGCCGCAGGACGGCGGTCTGTGCGTCACCGGCCTGGGCGGGCGGCTCGAGGTGCGGCAGGCCCAGCTGTTCCTGGGCAACGCGGGCACCGCCATGCGCCCGCTGTGCGCGGCGCTGGCCCTGCTCAGCGGCCTGCAGGGCGGCGAATTCGAGGTCAGCGGCGTGGCCCGCATGCACGAGCGGCCCATCGGCGACCTGGTGGATGCGCTGCGCGGCATCGGCTGCCGCATCGACTACCTCGGCAACGAGGGCTACCCGCCCCTGCGCCTGGCCGGCGGGCAGCCCCGCCCCGGTGAGCCGCTGCGGGTCCGCGGCGATGTGTCGAGCCAGTTCCTGACCGCCCTGCTGCTGGCCCTGCCGTTGATGAGCGAGCACGGCCCGGTGGTCATCGAGGTCGAAGGCGAGCTGATCTCCAAGCCCTACATCGAGATCACGCTGAACCTGCTGCGCCGCTTCGGCATCGAGGTGGCACGCGACGAGTGGCGCCGCTTCACCATCCCGGCGCACAGCCGCTACCGTTCGCCGGGCCACGTGCATGTGGAAGGCGACGCCTCCTCGGCCTCCTACTTCGTCGCGCTCGGCGCGATCGCGGCCGAGGCCGCCCGGCCGGTGCGCATCGAGGGCGTCGGCGCCGAATCCATCCAGGGCGACATCCGCTTCGTCGAGGCCGCCGAGGCGATGGGGGCGGTGGTGCGACAGGGGCCGAACTGGCTGGAAGTCTCGCGTGGCGCCTGGCCGCTGCGCGCCCTGGACCTGGATTGCAACCACATCCCCGATGCGGCGATGACGCTGGCCGTGATGGCCCTCTACGCCGACGGCCCGACCCGCCTGCGCAATATCGCCAGCTGGCGCGTCAAGGAAACCGACCGCATCGCCGCGATGGCGACCGAGCTGCGCAAGCTCGGCGCCCATGTGATCGAGGGCCCGGACTACATCGAGGTCCACCCGCTGGCCGGTGACTGGCGGCCTGCTGCCATCCACACCTACGACGACCACCGTGTCGCGATGTGCTTCTCGCTGGCCGCCTTCAATGCGCTGGCCGGTGCTCGACCCGGCGTGCCGGTGCGCATCCTTGACCCGAAGTGCGTCGCCAAGACCTTCCCGGACTACTTCGAGACGCTGTTCAGCGTCGCGCAGGCACGCACCGCCGACATCCCGGTCATCACCATCGACGGCCCCACCGCCTCGGGCAAGGGCACGCTGGCCAGCGAAGTGGCCCAGGCACTGGGCTACCACCTGCTGGACTCCGGTGCGCTCTACCGCGCCACCGCGCTGGCCGCGCTGGACGCCGGCATCCCGGCCGACGACGAGGCGAGCCTGAGCCGCCTGGCCGGCCGACTGGCGTTGCGCTTCGACGGGCAACGCATCGAGCTGGACGGGCGCGACGTCACGGAGACCCTGCGCCGCGAGGACGTCGGCCTGCTGGCCTCCCGCGTCTCGGCCCTGCCCGGCGTGCGCCAGGCCTTGCTGGAGCTGCAACTTGCCTTCCGCCGCCTGCCCGGGCTGGTGGCCGACGGCCGGGACATGGGCACGGTGATCTTCCCCGACGCCCGCTTGAAGGTGTTTTTGACGGCCAGCGCCGCCACACGCGCCGAACGCCGGCATAAGCAATTGATTTCTAAGGGAATTCCGGCTAGTATTGACGACCTCCGCCAGGATCTTGAGGCGCGCGACGCGCGGGATCGCTCCCGCAGCGCAGCGCCTTTGGTGCCGGCAGAGGACGCGGTGTCGCTCGACAACTCCAGCCTCAGCATCGAAGAATCGGTGCAACAAGTGCTGGCGTGGTGGCAGCAACGCCGGCCGGTTTGA
- the lapB gene encoding lipopolysaccharide assembly protein LapB, whose amino-acid sequence MDFDLQWLLLGLPVAFALGWLASRIDVRQLRSAERQSPKAYFKGLNLLLNEQQDKAIDAFIEAVRHDPDTSDLHFALGNLFRRRGEYERAVRVHEHLLSRADLPREERERAQFALAQDFLKAGLFDRAEMAYQALEGSAFRTDAWLALLSLYERSRDWGKAIDAARKLEAAAAGSFASRIAHCWCEIALDADAKGDGAAAAQALAEARRVAPQAPRPMVVGGQRLARQERHAEALEVWNELMTANPSAFSLVAQDYAASAIAARQQAAARERLRALYERVPSVDLLAALRQLEDDPAQRREWIAQHLAKHPSMSSALHLIDESSGQPQALTSHDLQHLHQVLAQSAKPLQRYRCAACGFEASHYFWQCPGCHTWDSYPPRRIEDY is encoded by the coding sequence ATGGACTTTGATCTCCAGTGGCTGCTGCTGGGCCTGCCGGTGGCGTTTGCGCTCGGCTGGCTGGCCTCACGCATTGATGTGCGCCAACTGCGCTCGGCCGAGCGCCAGTCGCCCAAGGCCTATTTCAAGGGCCTGAACCTGCTGCTCAACGAGCAGCAGGACAAGGCCATCGATGCCTTCATCGAGGCGGTGCGCCATGACCCCGACACCTCGGACCTGCATTTCGCACTCGGCAACCTGTTCCGCCGGCGTGGCGAGTACGAGCGCGCGGTGCGGGTGCACGAGCACCTGCTCAGCCGGGCCGACCTGCCCCGTGAAGAGCGCGAACGGGCCCAGTTCGCGCTGGCCCAGGACTTTCTGAAGGCCGGCTTGTTCGACCGTGCCGAGATGGCCTACCAGGCACTCGAAGGCTCGGCCTTTCGCACCGATGCATGGCTCGCGCTGCTCTCGCTCTATGAACGCTCGCGCGACTGGGGCAAGGCGATCGACGCCGCCCGCAAGCTGGAGGCGGCGGCGGCCGGCTCCTTCGCCAGCCGCATCGCGCACTGCTGGTGCGAGATCGCCCTGGATGCCGACGCGAAGGGCGACGGTGCGGCGGCTGCCCAGGCCCTGGCCGAGGCGCGTCGCGTGGCACCTCAGGCGCCGCGGCCGATGGTGGTGGGCGGCCAGCGCCTGGCGCGCCAGGAGCGGCATGCCGAGGCACTGGAGGTGTGGAACGAGTTGATGACGGCCAATCCATCGGCCTTCTCGCTGGTGGCACAGGACTATGCCGCCTCGGCCATCGCGGCGCGGCAGCAGGCTGCGGCCCGGGAGCGGCTGCGCGCGCTGTACGAGCGGGTGCCGTCGGTCGACCTGCTGGCTGCCCTGCGCCAGCTGGAGGACGATCCGGCACAACGGCGCGAGTGGATCGCGCAGCACCTGGCCAAGCACCCGTCGATGTCGTCGGCCCTGCACCTCATCGACGAGAGCAGCGGGCAACCCCAGGCGCTCACCAGCCACGACCTGCAGCACCTGCACCAGGTGCTGGCGCAGTCGGCCAAGCCGCTGCAGCGCTACCGCTGCGCCGCCTGCGGCTTCGAAGCTTCGCACTACTTCTGGCAGTGCCCCGGTTGCCACACCTGGGACAGCTATCCCCCCCGGCGCATCGAAGACTACTGA
- a CDS encoding patatin-like phospholipase family protein — protein MPSDRPSTGLVLMGGGARAAYQVGVLEAIAAIYQDCGAAHGGGNPFPIIAGTSAGAINGAALACRADDFVGAVDALCQVWSGFHAEQVYRADSFGVMRTGARWLSMLSLGWVIARWRRARPRSFLDNTPLAGLLQRLVALERIEELMRDGHLQALAVTASSYSSGQHVTFYQSRDDILPWTRTQRLAMHDRLTHDHLLASSAIPFVFPAVPLGLAGTVEYFGDGSMRQAAPISPAVHLGAQRILVVGAGRLHEPPGRRLVSQDYPNLAQIAGHALSNIFLDALAVDVERLQRINHTLALMPPELRARTSLRPLEVLVIAPSQRLDDIAGRHVGALPVPIRAMLRALGVTSVPGDTRGAALASYLLFESDYTTELMALGRDDTLARREEVERFFGWSRMPPAPSGPASGPSGA, from the coding sequence ATGCCATCCGACCGTCCTAGCACCGGCCTGGTCCTGATGGGGGGCGGTGCACGCGCGGCCTACCAAGTGGGTGTGCTGGAGGCCATCGCCGCGATCTACCAGGACTGCGGCGCGGCCCACGGCGGCGGCAATCCCTTCCCCATCATTGCCGGCACCTCGGCAGGTGCCATCAATGGCGCGGCGCTGGCCTGCCGGGCCGACGACTTCGTTGGCGCGGTGGACGCCTTGTGCCAGGTATGGTCCGGCTTCCATGCCGAGCAGGTGTATCGGGCCGACTCCTTCGGCGTCATGCGGACCGGCGCGCGCTGGCTGTCCATGCTGTCGCTCGGCTGGGTGATTGCCCGCTGGCGGCGCGCCCGGCCACGCTCCTTCCTCGACAACACACCGCTGGCCGGCCTGCTGCAGCGCCTGGTGGCGCTCGAACGTATCGAGGAACTGATGCGCGACGGCCACCTGCAGGCCCTGGCGGTGACGGCGTCGAGCTATTCCTCGGGCCAGCATGTCACCTTCTACCAGAGCCGCGACGACATCCTGCCCTGGACCCGCACCCAGCGGCTCGCGATGCACGATCGCCTGACGCACGACCACCTGCTCGCCTCGTCGGCCATCCCCTTCGTCTTCCCAGCCGTGCCACTGGGCCTGGCCGGGACCGTGGAGTACTTTGGCGACGGCTCGATGCGTCAGGCGGCGCCCATCTCGCCGGCGGTGCACCTCGGCGCGCAGCGCATCCTGGTGGTGGGCGCCGGCCGCCTTCACGAGCCGCCCGGGCGGCGCCTGGTGTCGCAGGACTATCCCAACCTCGCGCAGATTGCCGGGCATGCCTTGTCCAATATTTTCCTCGACGCCCTGGCGGTTGACGTCGAGCGGCTGCAGCGCATCAATCACACGCTGGCGCTGATGCCGCCGGAACTGCGCGCCCGCACGTCCCTGCGGCCGCTGGAGGTGCTGGTGATCGCCCCGAGCCAGCGGCTCGACGACATTGCCGGCCGCCATGTGGGCGCGCTGCCGGTGCCGATCCGGGCGATGCTGCGGGCCCTGGGCGTCACCAGCGTGCCGGGCGACACGCGTGGGGCGGCCCTGGCGAGCTACCTGCTGTTCGAATCCGACTACACCACCGAGCTGATGGCGCTTGGTCGTGACGACACACTGGCCCGACGTGAAGAGGTGGAGCGCTTCTTTGGCTGGAGCCGCATGCCGCCGGCGCCGTCCGGGCCGGCAAGCGGGCCCTCGGGCGCCTAA
- the rpsA gene encoding 30S ribosomal protein S1, producing the protein MSQTTQTAQGSESFAALFEESLQRSEMRSGEVITAEVVRVDYNFVVVNAGLKSEAYIPIDEFRNDQGELEVQVGDFVSVAIDSLENGYGDTILSRDKAKRLASWLSLERALESGDFVTGTVSGKVKGGLTVLVNGIRAFLPGSLIDTRPVKDMSPYEGKTLEFKVIKLDRKRNNVVLSRRAVVEASMGEERAKLLETLQEGAVVHGVVKNITEYGAFVDLGGIDGLLHITDMAWRRVRHPSEVVQVGQELTAKVLKFDAEKNRVSLGLKQMGDDPWVGVSRRYPTGTRLFGKVTNIADYGAFVEIEPGIEGLVHVSEMDWTNKNVAPSKIVTLGDEVEVMVLEIDEDKRRISLGMKQCKPNPWDEFGQNFNRGDKVKGPVKSITDFGVFVGLAAGIDGLVHLSDLSWNEPGEAAVRNYKKGQEVEAVVLAIDVERERISLGIKQLDADPFSSFTAINDRGTTVTGVVKSVDARGAEIQLADDVIGYLRASEISRDRVEDARNVLKEGDEVTALIINIDRKTRGLQLSIKAKDNAEQQEALQRLSAENRENAGTTSLGALLKAKLSDQQNNG; encoded by the coding sequence ATGTCTCAAACCACCCAAACCGCCCAAGGGTCGGAATCCTTCGCCGCCCTGTTCGAGGAATCGCTGCAGCGCTCCGAAATGCGCTCCGGCGAGGTGATCACCGCTGAAGTCGTCCGCGTGGACTACAACTTCGTCGTCGTGAACGCCGGCCTGAAGTCCGAGGCCTACATCCCCATCGACGAGTTCCGCAACGACCAGGGCGAACTCGAAGTGCAAGTGGGTGACTTCGTCTCCGTGGCGATCGACTCGCTCGAGAACGGCTACGGCGACACCATCCTGTCGCGCGACAAGGCCAAGCGCCTGGCTTCCTGGCTGTCGCTGGAGCGCGCGCTGGAGTCCGGCGACTTCGTCACCGGCACCGTCTCCGGCAAGGTCAAGGGTGGCCTGACCGTGCTGGTCAACGGCATCCGCGCCTTCCTGCCCGGCTCGCTGATCGACACCCGTCCGGTCAAGGACATGAGCCCGTACGAGGGCAAGACCCTGGAATTCAAGGTCATCAAGCTCGACCGCAAGCGCAACAACGTGGTGCTGAGCCGCCGCGCGGTCGTCGAGGCTTCCATGGGCGAAGAGCGCGCCAAGCTGCTCGAGACGCTGCAGGAAGGCGCCGTGGTGCATGGCGTGGTCAAGAACATCACCGAGTACGGTGCGTTCGTGGACCTGGGCGGCATCGACGGCCTGCTGCACATCACCGACATGGCATGGCGTCGTGTCCGCCACCCGAGCGAAGTGGTGCAGGTCGGCCAGGAACTGACCGCCAAGGTCCTGAAGTTCGACGCCGAGAAGAACCGCGTCTCGCTCGGCCTGAAGCAGATGGGCGACGACCCCTGGGTCGGCGTCTCGCGTCGCTACCCCACCGGCACCCGCCTGTTCGGCAAGGTCACGAACATTGCCGACTACGGCGCGTTCGTCGAGATCGAGCCGGGCATCGAGGGCCTGGTGCACGTCTCCGAAATGGACTGGACCAACAAGAACGTCGCTCCCAGCAAGATCGTCACGCTGGGCGACGAAGTCGAAGTCATGGTCCTGGAAATCGACGAAGACAAGCGCCGCATCAGCCTGGGCATGAAGCAGTGCAAGCCGAACCCCTGGGACGAGTTCGGCCAGAACTTCAACCGTGGCGACAAGGTCAAGGGCCCCGTCAAGTCGATCACCGACTTCGGCGTGTTCGTTGGCCTGGCTGCCGGCATCGACGGCCTGGTGCACCTGTCCGACCTCTCCTGGAACGAACCGGGCGAAGCGGCTGTGCGCAACTACAAGAAGGGCCAGGAAGTCGAGGCCGTGGTGCTGGCCATCGACGTCGAGCGCGAGCGCATCTCGCTGGGCATCAAGCAACTGGACGCCGACCCGTTCAGCAGCTTCACCGCCATCAATGACCGTGGCACCACGGTCACCGGCGTGGTGAAGTCGGTCGACGCGCGTGGCGCCGAGATCCAGCTGGCCGACGACGTCATTGGCTACCTGCGTGCCTCCGAAATCTCGCGCGACCGCGTCGAAGACGCCCGCAACGTCCTGAAGGAAGGCGACGAAGTCACCGCCCTGATCATCAACATCGACCGCAAGACCCGCGGCCTGCAGTTGTCGATCAAGGCCAAGGACAACGCCGAGCAACAGGAAGCGCTGCAGCGCCTGTCGGCCGAGAACCGCGAGAACGCCGGCACCACCAGCCTGGGCGCGCTGCTCAAGGCCAAGCTGAGCGACCAGCAGAACAACGGCTGA
- a CDS encoding ComEA family DNA-binding protein produces the protein MLKHMLFAVLAFVAAAAFAAVDANKADQAQLETVKGVGATLSERIINERKAGPFKDWDDLINRVAGVGKGSAARLSKEGLTVNGTSYGSGAAAAPAKTENKTEPKAAAKPADPHAKPAAQKAAKQQ, from the coding sequence ATGCTGAAGCACATGCTGTTTGCAGTTCTGGCCTTCGTGGCTGCCGCCGCCTTCGCCGCCGTCGACGCCAACAAGGCCGACCAGGCCCAGCTCGAAACCGTCAAGGGCGTGGGCGCCACGCTCTCGGAGCGCATCATCAACGAGCGCAAGGCCGGTCCCTTCAAGGACTGGGACGACCTGATCAACCGCGTTGCCGGCGTCGGCAAAGGCAGCGCGGCCCGCCTGTCCAAAGAAGGCCTGACCGTCAACGGCACGAGCTACGGCAGTGGCGCCGCAGCCGCACCGGCCAAGACCGAAAACAAGACCGAACCCAAGGCCGCTGCTAAGCCGGCCGACCCCCATGCGAAGCCCGCCGCCCAAAAGGCGGCGAAACAGCAGTAG
- a CDS encoding integration host factor subunit beta — translation MTRSDLVNQLAERFAQLTHRDTEFAVKTILDAMSDALARGHRIEIRGFGSFSINRRPPRVGRNPRSGEQVIIPEKLVPHFKPGKALREAVDARTVHTEPEQEAELREDTTDSIDKAAA, via the coding sequence ATGACCCGATCCGATCTTGTGAACCAGTTGGCCGAGCGTTTCGCCCAGCTGACCCATCGCGACACCGAGTTCGCGGTCAAGACCATCCTGGATGCGATGTCCGACGCGCTTGCGCGCGGGCACCGCATCGAGATCCGGGGTTTCGGCAGTTTCTCGATCAACCGCCGCCCGCCGCGGGTGGGGCGCAACCCCCGCTCCGGCGAGCAGGTCATCATCCCCGAGAAGCTCGTCCCCCACTTCAAGCCGGGCAAGGCCCTGCGCGAAGCGGTGGATGCCCGCACCGTGCACACCGAGCCTGAACAAGAGGCCGAGCTGCGCGAGGACACGACCGACAGCATCGACAAGGCCGCGGCCTGA
- a CDS encoding LapA family protein, with protein MRALLWLFRAAIFFLLFAFALNNQHQAVLHWFFGYESHAPMVFIVLAAFALGCAFGVLAMVPSWWRHRRAARHVPAPVSADPVAAVPAAVARADDAPPLMHPPRDGL; from the coding sequence ATGCGAGCCCTGCTCTGGCTCTTTCGAGCCGCCATCTTCTTCCTGCTCTTCGCGTTCGCGCTGAACAACCAGCACCAGGCGGTGCTGCACTGGTTCTTCGGCTATGAGTCGCACGCGCCGATGGTCTTCATCGTGCTGGCTGCCTTCGCACTCGGCTGCGCCTTCGGCGTGCTGGCCATGGTGCCCAGCTGGTGGCGGCACCGCCGCGCCGCCCGCCATGTGCCGGCCCCCGTGAGTGCCGACCCGGTCGCTGCCGTACCGGCTGCCGTCGCCCGTGCTGATGACGCGCCGCCCTTGATGCACCCCCCCCGCGATGGACTTTGA